The Nicotiana tabacum cultivar K326 chromosome 14, ASM71507v2, whole genome shotgun sequence genome contains a region encoding:
- the LOC107828237 gene encoding protein NETWORKED 1A, with the protein MATLKHSDSRRKYSWWWDSHIPKNSKWLQENLTEMDSKVKAMIKLIEEDADSFARRAEMYYKKRPELMKLVEEFYRAYRALAERYDHVTGELKQAQKTMSEAFPNEVPFLLEDSPVRFSTQEAEPHTPEGLRPTHALPDTGDLNQHAVGLLLSRMYAVKKSGDSDKGTSEWGLKQLCEMLGAGEEMLKNSKFLEGTLKKGLDCNSEEKVQSLHSQVSELSNENQDLKAKVDAESERAGQAEGEIQMLKEALAGVEAEKETTFLQYQQCLEKLSAVERDLSTAQKDSFKFNERASEAGNEVQKLRESLIKLEAERDAALSKHKEYLERISSLEDKASQALKDTKGVNERAIKAETETQHLRNEICKLESEKDCCFHQYKQCLEKISELEKKLLASQEESRLLSEKADRAEIEIKKLKRLVMELTEEKEASVREYKNCLQKISKLEHELLCAQEDVKRLTGELSAGAARLRNAEEKCVLLETSNQSLHSEADSLATKITMKDEELSQKQRELEKLQSDLQYEHLRQAQIEATLLALQNLHSQSQEEQRALALELKNGLQLLKDMETSKNSLEDELRRVKDENQSLSELKLSSTISFENLENEILSLRKMKMRLEEEVAEQVGLNNNLQQDISCLKEEIKGLNRSYQALVEQVNGAGLNPECIESSIKSLQEQSSELRIISEKDKVEKEVLHKKLEDMDELLRKKAVLESSLSDVNGELQGSQEKVKALQESCQILDGEKSTLVAEKSALLSQLQIITESMQKLLEKNAVLENSLFGAKVELEGLREKSKGLEEICQLLKNEKSNLLAERGSLALQLESVERRLEYLESRFTGLEEKYACLEKDKKATSLEVEELRAAVGMEKQERAKFSHQSVTRLISMENHIHLLQEESKWRNKEFEEELDRAVKAQCEIFILQKFIQDMEEKNYTLLVECQKHVEASKLADKLITELENESLEQQVEAELLLDEIERLRLGIYQVFKALDNESYFVSEDKVENEQSFLHHILGNIEDLKCSLGECEDDKQQVLVENSVLLTLLAQLKSEALELESAKKSVEEEFNVMAEKLVTVQKDNHELLEMNKKLGLEVSRGSQLTAVLDAEVGSLSVKHDQLQTAYVELKKKYSQVLEENRTLLQTITEIREEKWTVEQENDTVLLDSIALSNLSTVLMSIGSEKTAELKSVCEDMHNLYGVISDFDKEMGILKEKLERKETENLLLKESVQRLEEELHEVRESNGHLKLELSTGKELFDKQEAGLLEANQKLITSENLNSELCRTLDALKTDRQESMQTNEILEKKIVEISNTNTTQSQEIEVLREVNMNLVAELGKLHEEIEAQRMREEYLSSELQEKNYEFELWEVEAATFYFDLQISSVREVLLENKMNELTEVCERLEDKNASKDLEIEQMKGRINSMQSEIGELKSQLHAHAPVIASLRDDVVSLEHNALLLMKVNLAGSQESKCVEVEVHSDQVSSNKLTDGQSIVPKGVFDLQELRTRIKSVEKVVEDMNKPILHQPLPIKAVRDSTASEIEVLKSQHTPDREKHELAGRRGHQNEHGDDRNRRKAKPKSFEVKNGTLMKDIPLDHVSDSSPERIRRATSAAERVDDQMLELWESAEGSSLSRSMKDFKKRANHPTEGPTSNNQFRNLDWRGKHPPTESEVEKELGVDKLELSMNSSEANQEMNKKILQRLASDAEKLMSLQMTVDNLRRKLESNRKARKPKNVDFETVKEQLQEVEETVVQLVNLNSQLMKSTEESSSYSTGSASADSKEVMNICQKRVSEQARKGSEKIGRLQLEIQKIQYILLKLDDEKKSKARSRFSRSNTGIILKNFIHIGRRNSEKKKKGHLCCFRPSGSSSSSNSNIRYRV; encoded by the exons ATGGCAACCTTGAAACATTCGGACTCCAGGCGCAAGTACTCTTGGTGGTGGGATAGTCATATCCCAAAGAACTCAAAATGGCTTCAAGAGAATCTTACTG AAATGGATTCTAAAGTGAAGGCAATGATCAAGCTCATCGAAGAAGATGCTGATTCATTCGCAAGAAGGGCTGAAATGTACTACAAGAAAAGGCCCGAGCTAATGAAATTAGTCGAGGAGTTTTACAGGGCATACCGAGCATTAGCTGAAAGATATGACCATGTAACGGGCGAGCTTAAGCAGGCCCAAAAAACCATGTCAGAGGCATTTCCCAATGAAGTACCCTTTCTTCTTGAAGATTCGCCAGTGAGATTTTCAACACAGGAGGCAGAGCCACATACTCCTGAAGGGTTGCGCCCTACTCATGCTTTGCCAGATACAGGTGACTTGAATCAGCATGCGGTGGGGTTACTGCTATCAAGAATGTATGCTGTAAAGAAGAGTGGAGATTCTGATAAGGGAACAAGTGAGTGGGGTCTAAAACAGTTGTGTGAGATGCTTGGGGCTGGAGAagaaatgctaaagaattcaaagTTCCTTGAGGGAACATTGAAAAAAGGTTTGGACTGCAATTCAGAGGAAAAAGTACAAAGTTTGCATTCTCAAGTATCTGAATTATCAAATGAGAATCAAGACCTCAAGGCCAAAGTTGACGCCGAATCAGAGCGTGCAGGTCAAGCTGAAGGGGAAATTCAAATGCTGAAAGAAGCCCTAGCTGGTGTGGAGGCGGAAAAAGAAACTACATTCCTGCAATATCAGCAATGCCTGGAAAAGTTGTCTGCTGTAGAGAGGGATCTCAGTACTGCACAGAAGGACTCCTTTAAGTTCAATGAACGGGCTAGTGAAGCTGGAAATGAAGTTCAGAAGTTGAGGGAATCCCTTATCAAACTGGAGGCTGAAAGAGATGCTGCTTTGAGCAAACACAAGGAGTATCTGGAACGGATATCTAGTTTGGAAGATAAGGCTTCTCAAGCACTTAAAGACACAAAAGGAGTAAACGAGCGAGCAATTAAGGCAGAAACCGAAACTCAGCATCTGAGGAATGAGATCTGTAAATTAGAGTCTGAAAAAGACTGTTGTTTTCATCAGTATAAACAATGCTTGGAAAAGATTTCTGAACTGGAGAAAAAACTCTTGGCGTCTCAGGAAGAATCCAGACTTCTTAGTGAGAAAGCTGATAGAGCTGAAATTGAGATCAAGAAACTGAAAAGGTTGGTTATGGAGCTAACTGAGGAGAAAGAAGCCTCAGTCCGTGAGTATAAAAACTGTCTGCAGAAAATATCCAAACTTGAGCATGAACTATTATGTGCACAAGAGGATGTAAAACGCCTTACTGGTGAGCTTTCGGCGGGCGCTGCTAGGCTTAGAAATGCCGAAGAGAAGTGTGTTCTGCTCGAGACATCAAATCAGTCATTGCACTCTGAGGCAGATAGCTTGGCGACGAAGATAACTATGAAAGATGAAGAGCTTTCTCAGAAGCAAAGGGAGCTGGAGAAACTTCAAAGTGATTTGCAATATGAGCACTTAAGACAAGCCCAAATTGAAGCCACACTTTTGGCTTTGCAAAATTTGCACTCTCAATCTCAAGAGGAGCAGAGAGCTCTGGCCTTGGAGCTCAAAAATGGCCTTCAACTGTTGAAGGACATGGAAACAAGCAAAAATAGTCTGGAAGATGAACTTCGGAGAGTGAAGGATGAAAACCAAAGCTTGAGTGAACTGAAATTGTCCTCAACCATCTCGTTTGAGAATCTGGAAAATGAAATCCTTAGCCTGAGGAAGATGAAAATGAGACTTGAAGAGGAGGTTGCAGAACAAGTGGGACTTAATAACAACCTTCAGCAAGACATTTCATGTTTGAAGGAGGAAATCAAGGGCCTAAACAGGAGCTACCAGGCTTTGGTGGAGCAAGTGAATGGTGCAGGTTTAAATCCTGAGTGTATTGAGTCTTCAATAAAGAGCTTGCAGGAACAAAGCTCAGAGCTGAGAATAATCTCTGAGAAGGACAAAGTAGAGAAAGAAGTCCTTCACAAAAAGCTGGAGGATATGGATGAACTTCTGAGAAAGAAGGCTGTTTTGGAGAGTTCCCTGTCCGATGTGAATGGGGAATTGCAGGGATCGCAGGAAAAGGTGAAAGCGCTGCAAGAGTCTTGCCAAATTCTCGATGGAGAAAAATCGACCCTCGTTGCTGAGAAATCCGCTTTGCTATCTCAGTTGCAAATTATAACTGAGAGCATGCAGAAACTCCTAGAGAAAAATGCTGTTCTTGAGAACTCTCTTTTTGGTGCAAAAGTTGAACTGGAAGGTCTCAGGGAAAAATCCAAGGGTTTAGAAGAAATCTGCCAATTGCTGAAGAATGAGAAGTCCAATCTTCTTGCTGAAAGAGGTAGCCTAGCTCTTCAGTTAGAAAGCGTTGAACGGAGACTAGAATACCTGGAATCAAGATTTACAGGATTGGAAGAAAAATATGCTTGCCTGGAGAAGGACAAAAAAGCAACTAGCTTAGAAGTAGAAGAACTAAGAGCTGCAGTTGGAATGGAGAAACAAGAAAGGGCCAAATTTTCTCATCAGAGTGTGACCCGATTAATTAGTATGGAAAACCATATTCATCTCCTACAAGAAGAAAGTAAGTGGAGGAACAAAGAATTTGAAGAGGAGCTCGACAGAGCTGTGAAAGCCCAGTGTGAAATTTTCATCCTGCAGAAATTCATACAAGACATGGAAGAAAAGAATTATACTTTGTTGGTTGAGTGTCAGAAACATGTTGAGGCGTCAAAATTGGCTGACAAGCTGATTACAGAGTTAGAGAATGAGAGCCTTGAGCAGCAGGTCGAAGCAGAGCTTTTGCTAGACGAAATTGAAAGGCTGAGACTGGGGATATATCAGGTTTTCAAGGCCCTTGACAATGAATCTTATTTTGTATCTGAAGATAAGGTCGAAAATGAACAAAGTTTTCTGCATCATATTTTGGGCAATATCGAGGATCTAAAATGTTCGCTCGGAGAATGCGAGGATGATAAGCAGCAGGTGTTGGTTGAAAACTCTGTTCTCCTAACTCTACTTGCACAGCTGAAATCAGAGGCCCTGGAACTTGAGTCGGCGAAGAAATCTGTAGAGGAGGAGTTCAATGTCATGGCGGAGAAGCTTGTCACAGTGCAGAAAGACAATCATGAACTCCTAGAGATGAATAAGAAGTTGGGACTTGAAGTGAGCAGGGGCAGTCAACTAACAGCTGTACTTGATGCAGAAGTTGGGAGTCTGTCCGTCAAGCATGATCAGTTGCAGACAGCTTATgttgaattaaaaaagaaatactCTCAAGTTCTTGAGGAGAACAGAACTTTGTTGCAAACAATCACAGAGATCAGGGAGGAGAAATGGACGGTGGAGCAGGAAAATGATACCGTTTTACTCGATAGTATAGCTCTTAGCAATCTCTCAACAGTTTTGATGAGTATTGGTAGTGAGAAAACTGCCGAGCTGAAGTCAGTATGTGAAGATATGCACAATCTTTATGGTGTAATTAGTGACTTTGATAAGGAGATGGGCATATTGAAGGAGAAGCTGGAAAGGAAGGAAACTGAAAACTTACTCCTCAAGGAATCAGTTCAAAGACTAGAAGAGGAGCTCCATGAAGTCAGGGAATCTAACGGTCATTTGAAGTTGGAACTTTCCACTGGAAAAGAATTATTTGATAAGCAGGAAGCAGGGCTCTTGGAAGCCAATCAGAAGCTTATAACATCTGAGAATTTGAACTCAGAATTGTGTAGGACTCTGGATGCACTAAAAACTGACCGTCAAGAATCCATGCAGACAAATGAAATTCTAGAAAAGAAGATAGTTGAAATATCAAATACAAATACTACTCAAAGCCAAGAAATTGAAGTCCTTCGGGAAGTGAATATGAACTTGGTAGCTGAACTGGGTAAGTTGCATGAAGAAATTGAAGCGCAACGAATGCGAGAAGAATATTTAAGTTCGGAGCTCCAAGAGAAGAACTATGAATTTGAACTATGGGAAGTAGAGGCAGCAACCTTCTATTTTGATCTCCAGATCTCCTCTGTTCGCGAAGTACTGCTGGAAAACAAAATGAATGAGTTGACTGAGGTGTGCGAGAGACTCGAGGATAAAAATGCTTCCAAAGATTTGGAGATTGAACAGATGAAAGGAAGAATTAATTCGATGCAGAGTGAAATTGGAGAACTGAAGTCACAGTTACATGCACATGCTCCTGTAATTGCTTCTCTGAGGGATGACGTTGTTTCACTTGAGCATAATGCTCTTCTCCTCATGAAAGTTAATCTAGCTGGCTCTCAGGAATCAAAG TGTGTTGAAGTTGAGGTTCATTCAGATCAAGTTAGCTCCAACAAGCTGACAGATGGTCAATCCATCGTGCCAAAAGGTGTTTTTGATTTGCAGGAGTTGAGGACTAGGATTAAATCAGTTGAGAAAGTAGTGGAAGATATGAACAAGCCTATTTTGCATCAACCGTTACCCATCAAGGCTGTCCGAGATAGTACTGCTAGTGAAATTGAGGTATTAAAATCTCAGCACACTCCGGATCGAGAGAAACACGAGCTTGCAGGAAGGAGGGGTCATCAGAATGAGCATGGTGATGACCGTAATCGACGTAAAGCAAAGCCTAAGTCCTTTGAAGTAAAAAATGGGACGCTAATGAAAGATATACCACTTGATCATGTCTCTGATAGCTCACCGGAAAGAATTAGAAGAGCTACTTCTGCGGCAGAGAGAGTGGATGATCAGATGCTTGAGCTGTGGGAATCTGCAGAAGGCAGCAGCCTCAGTCGTAGCATGAAGGATTTTAAGAAGCGGGCAAATCATCCAACAGAGGGGCCTACCTCGAACAATCAATTCAGGAATTTGGATTGGAGGGGCAAACATCCACCTACAGAGTCAGAAGTGGAGAAGGAGTTGGGTGTGGACAAGTTAGAGTTATCAATGAACTCGTCCGAGGCAAATCAAGAAATGAACAAGAAGATTCTCCAGCGACTTGCTTCTGATGCAGAGAAATTGATGAGTCTTCAGATGACTGTTGATAACCTGAGAAGAAAGTTGGAGTCAAACAGAAAGGCCAGAAAGCCCAAAAATGTCGATTTTGAAACAGTTAAGGAGCAGCTACAAGAAGTTGAGGAGACGGTCGTACAGCTGGTGAATTTGAATAGCCAATTGATGAAGAGTACAGAGGAAAGTAGCTCATATTCTACGGGAAGTGCTTCAGCAGACTCGAAAGAGGTGATGAATATCTGTCAGAAGAGAGTTTCAGAACAGGCAAGAAAGGGGTCTGAGAAGATTGGACGGCTGCAGCTAGAGATTCAGAAAATTCAGTACATTTTGCTGAAACTGGACGACGAAAAGAAAAGCAAAGCCAGGAGCAGATTTTCCAGGAGCAACACAGGGATCATACTGAAGAACTTCATCCATATCGGGAGGAGGAACagtgagaagaaaaagaagggtCATCTTTGTTGCTTTAGACCTTCcggtagtagcagcagcagtaacagcaacatCAGATATCGCGTCTAA